A genomic region of Papaver somniferum cultivar HN1 chromosome 7, ASM357369v1, whole genome shotgun sequence contains the following coding sequences:
- the LOC113292985 gene encoding uncharacterized protein LOC113292985 isoform X2, with protein MEVSKALKIIQTDGPARGLHVNVTKTEVFWPSLDPRRDLEGVFPVNIGKPSRGVKLLWGPVSLDMQYCSEIVQGRVDKTLHLWEKVQKLHDPQMGYGDGFGLIQQRLATLPIKDGGFGIYTFNDTGQYCFLASCAQTQHLQQSILKQPSVLDPSFRFQHALQPFTQVCGLSVSDFSINDAAPQCMKTLAVIYFGAVKERIPTNFSLTEWDLTLWHCNRTPHAMDFLKAIPIHGINQAIAPRQFRSVLIYRLGIPLFSKDSMCSSCNKLMDVFGDHAVHCAGEVGQKFRHDLLKDVLADMCYKAGVVARKEVSLDLSSNNANSLRPADILVYNWEDGKDVCMDVTGVSPFTSARTPNFTLGHAISAAITRKRDKYLETVQLKLMALLF; from the exons ATGGAGGTATCTAAGGCTCTTAAAATCATTCAGACAGATGGTCCTGCTCGAGGTTTACATGTGAACGTTACCAAGACTGAAGTTTTTTGGCCCTCATTGGATCCCAGAAGAGACCTTGAAGGTGTATTCCCTGTCAATATAGGTAAACCCTCACGTGGTGTGAAGCTATTATGGGGACCTGTCAGTCTTGATATGCAGTATTGTAGTGAGATTGTTCAGGGAAGAGTTGATAAAACTTTGCACCTTTGGGAGAAAGTTCAGAAGCTGCATGACCCTCAAA TGGGGTATGGTGATGGTTTTGGCTTGATTCAACAACGTCTAGCAACGCTGCCAATAAAAGATGGAGGTTTTGGAATATATACTTTTAATGACACAGGTCAGTACTGTTTCCTAGCCTCTTGTGCCCAGACCCAGCATCTACAACAATCTATCTTGAAACAACCATCAGTCCTAGACCCTAGTTTCAGATTTCAACATGCTCTGCAGCCTTTTACCCAAGTTTGTGGTCTATCTGTCTCCGATTTCAGCATCAATGACGCTGCCCCTCAATGCATGAAGACCCTGGCAGTCATCTACTTTGGTGCCGTTAAAGAGAGGATACCAACCAACTTTTCTCTTACAGAATGGGATCTGACCTTATGGCATTGCAACCGCACTCCTCATGCAATGGACTTTCTAAAAGCCATTCCTATACATGGGATAAATCAAGCTATTGCTCCTAGACAGTTTCGATCAGTTCTAATATATCGACTTGGGATACCTCTCTTCAGTAAAGATAGTATGTGTTCTAGCTGCAACAAACTTATGGATGTGTTTGGTGACCATGCAGTTCATTGTGCTGGGGAGGTGGGGCAAAAATTTAGACATGATCTGCTGAAGGATGTCTTGGCAGACATGTGTTACAAAGCTGGAGTTGTTGCAAGGAAGGAAGTTTCTTTAGATCTCTCCTCCAATAATGCAAATTCTCTACGGCCCGCTGATATTCTCGTCTACAATTGGGAAGATGGGAAGGATGTTTGTATGGACGTTACCGGGGTTTCCCCCTTTACAAGTGCTAGAACTCCCAATTTCACACTTGGTCATGCTATTTCTGCGGCAATCACTCGGAAACGTGATAAATATCTTGAGACTGTACAGCTCAAGCTTATGGCTTTGCTGTTTTAG
- the LOC113292985 gene encoding uncharacterized protein LOC113292985 isoform X1, translating into MEVSKALKIIQTDGPARGLHVNVTKTEVFWPSLDPRRDLEGVFPVNIGKPSRGVKLLWGPVSLDMQYCSEIVQGRVDKTLHLWEKVQKLHDPQSELLLLRSCSGVSKLYFMLRTTAPLDIQSAAIHYDSQLMLYLRHLVVGYGDGFGLIQQRLATLPIKDGGFGIYTFNDTGQYCFLASCAQTQHLQQSILKQPSVLDPSFRFQHALQPFTQVCGLSVSDFSINDAAPQCMKTLAVIYFGAVKERIPTNFSLTEWDLTLWHCNRTPHAMDFLKAIPIHGINQAIAPRQFRSVLIYRLGIPLFSKDSMCSSCNKLMDVFGDHAVHCAGEVGQKFRHDLLKDVLADMCYKAGVVARKEVSLDLSSNNANSLRPADILVYNWEDGKDVCMDVTGVSPFTSARTPNFTLGHAISAAITRKRDKYLETVQLKLMALLF; encoded by the coding sequence ATGGAGGTATCTAAGGCTCTTAAAATCATTCAGACAGATGGTCCTGCTCGAGGTTTACATGTGAACGTTACCAAGACTGAAGTTTTTTGGCCCTCATTGGATCCCAGAAGAGACCTTGAAGGTGTATTCCCTGTCAATATAGGTAAACCCTCACGTGGTGTGAAGCTATTATGGGGACCTGTCAGTCTTGATATGCAGTATTGTAGTGAGATTGTTCAGGGAAGAGTTGATAAAACTTTGCACCTTTGGGAGAAAGTTCAGAAGCTGCATGACCCTCAAAGTGAGTTGTTACTCTTGCGCAGTTGTAGTGGTGTTTCCAAGCTTTACTTTATGCTTCGAACCACCGCCCCCTTGGATATACAGTCTGCTGCTATTCACTATGATTCACAACTCATGTTATACTTGCGTCATCTTGTAGTGGGGTATGGTGATGGTTTTGGCTTGATTCAACAACGTCTAGCAACGCTGCCAATAAAAGATGGAGGTTTTGGAATATATACTTTTAATGACACAGGTCAGTACTGTTTCCTAGCCTCTTGTGCCCAGACCCAGCATCTACAACAATCTATCTTGAAACAACCATCAGTCCTAGACCCTAGTTTCAGATTTCAACATGCTCTGCAGCCTTTTACCCAAGTTTGTGGTCTATCTGTCTCCGATTTCAGCATCAATGACGCTGCCCCTCAATGCATGAAGACCCTGGCAGTCATCTACTTTGGTGCCGTTAAAGAGAGGATACCAACCAACTTTTCTCTTACAGAATGGGATCTGACCTTATGGCATTGCAACCGCACTCCTCATGCAATGGACTTTCTAAAAGCCATTCCTATACATGGGATAAATCAAGCTATTGCTCCTAGACAGTTTCGATCAGTTCTAATATATCGACTTGGGATACCTCTCTTCAGTAAAGATAGTATGTGTTCTAGCTGCAACAAACTTATGGATGTGTTTGGTGACCATGCAGTTCATTGTGCTGGGGAGGTGGGGCAAAAATTTAGACATGATCTGCTGAAGGATGTCTTGGCAGACATGTGTTACAAAGCTGGAGTTGTTGCAAGGAAGGAAGTTTCTTTAGATCTCTCCTCCAATAATGCAAATTCTCTACGGCCCGCTGATATTCTCGTCTACAATTGGGAAGATGGGAAGGATGTTTGTATGGACGTTACCGGGGTTTCCCCCTTTACAAGTGCTAGAACTCCCAATTTCACACTTGGTCATGCTATTTCTGCGGCAATCACTCGGAAACGTGATAAATATCTTGAGACTGTACAGCTCAAGCTTATGGCTTTGCTGTTTTAG